From the genome of Pogona vitticeps strain Pit_001003342236 chromosome 10, PviZW2.1, whole genome shotgun sequence, one region includes:
- the NOB1 gene encoding RNA-binding protein NOB1, producing MAPVEHVVADAGAFLRGAPLQEIGQNIYTIREVVAEIRDKETRRRLAVLPYQLHFKHPFPEYVRLVTEFSKKTGDYPSLSATDIQVLALTYQLEAENVGVAHLKKEPEQKVILSSTNQHPEAPINVAGFHLPSKSQARHPGSGKLPSTVEHPDCAAPPAGPETSEFSSFLFWRNPLPNIEEDLQALLNADAVIPKEEEEDHLKGQESDEEGSKEESDEEGGWITPSNIKQIQQDFGQADEPTGVKVGCVTTDFAMQNVLLQMGLHVLAVNGLLIRHARSYILRCHGCFKTTSEMTRLFCPHCGNKTLKKVAVTVGDDGSLHMHFSQNPKVLNPRGLRYPLPAPQGGKHAKNPHLAEDQRFPQQRLSRKARQKTDVFDPDYIAGVSPFVENDIYSRAAHLQIRDTATGAGRRRLNPNTATKKFVKKR from the exons ATGGCTCCCGTGGAACACGTTGTGGCCGATGCCGGGGCTTTCTTGCGGGGAGCCCCCCTGCAG GAGATCGGCCAGAACATCTACACGATCCGAGAGGTGGTGGCCGAGATCCGGGACAAGGAGACCAGGAGGCGGCTGGCGGTGCTCCCCTACCAGCTCCACTTCAAGCACCCTTTCCCTGAATACGTGCGGCTGG tgACAGAGTTTTCCAAGAAGACCGGTGACTACCCCAGCCTGTCGGCCACCGACATCCAAGTTTTAGCCTTGACCTACCAGCTGGAAGCTGAGAACGTTGGCGTGGCCCACTTGAAGAAAGAGCCTGAGCAGAAG GTAATACTAAGCTCCACAAATCAGCATCCAGAGGCCCCCATTAATGTTGCTGGCTTCCATCTCCCTTCAAAG TCACAGGCTAGGCATCCGGGCTCTGGTAAGCTCCCTTCCACCGTGGAACACCCAGATTGCGCAGCCCCTCCGGCAGGGCCCGAAACCTCGGAGTTCAGCTCTTTTCTGTTCTGGAGGAACCCTCTGCCCAACATCGAGGAAGACCTCCAGGCCCTGCTG AACGCTGACGCTGTTAtcccaaaagaagaagaagaagaccaccTCAAAGGCCAGGAGAGCGACGAGGAGGGGAGCAAAGAGGAGAGCGATGAGGAGGGAGGCTGGATCACGCCCAGCAACATCAAGCAGATCCAGCAGGACTTCGGCCAGGCGGATGAGCCGACTGGCGTGAAGGTCGGCTGCGTGACCACTGACTTCGCCATGCAG AACGTCTTGCTGCAGATGGGGTTGCACGTCCTGGCCGTGAACGGGCTCCTCATCCGCCATGCCCGGAGCTACATCCTGCGCTGCCACGGCTGCTTCAA GACGACGTCGGAAATGACTCGCCTCTTCTGCCCCCACTGTGGGAACAAGACGCTGAAGAAGGTGGCAGTGACTGTGGGTGACGACGGCAGCCTCCACATGCATTTTTCCCAGAACCCAAAGGTCCTGAACCCTCGTGGGCTGCGG tatcctctccctgcccctcaAGGTGGGAAGCATGCTAAAAATCCCCACTTAGCAGAGGATCAGCGCTTTCCCCAGCAGCGCCTCTCCCGCAAAGCACGGCAGAAGACCGACGTCTTCGACCCCGACTACATTGCAGGCGTGTCCCCCTTTGTGGAGAACGACATCTACAGCCGGGCGGCTCATCTCCAGATCCGGGACACGGCCACGGGTGCAGGCAGGAGGCGTCTGAACCCCAACACAGCTACGAAAAAGTTTGTGAAGAAGAGATGA
- the NQO1 gene encoding NAD(P)H dehydrogenase [quinone] 1: MAARRALVVLAHPERTSFNHAMKEAAVEALRKGGWSVAVSDLYAMKFNPVLSRDDIAGSPKDPQHFNYAVEAGAAWKEGRLSRDIVEEQKKLEAADLVIFQFPLQWFGVPAILKGWFERVLTSGFSYSYTAMYEQGPFKNKKTLLSFTTGGIGSMYTPEGINGDVNILLWPVQSGTLHFCGFQVLEPQIAYSISHTPPDVRTQILEKWKQRLATIWDEKPLTFALSKDFELSFEGGFLLKKEVKEQQEGKKYGLTVGQHMGKPLLPNSQVKAQ, translated from the exons ATGGCAG CCCGGAGAGCGCTGGTGGTGCTGGCCCACCCGGAGAGGACCTCCTTCAACCACGCCATGAAGGAGGCGGCGGTCGAGGCGCTGCGCAAGGGCGGCTGGAGCGTGGCCGTCTCCGACCTCTACGCCATGAAGTTCAACCCGGTGCTCTCGCGCGACGACATCGCCG GCAGCCCCAAGGACCCGCAGCACTTCAACTACGCGGTGGAGGCCGGGGCGGCGTGGAAAGAAGGCCGCCTGAGCCGCGACATCGTGGAGGAGCAGAAGAAGCTGGAGGCGGCCGACCTGGTCATCTTCCAG tTCCCCCTCCAGTGGTTCGGGGTCCCAGCTATCTTGAAAGGGTGGTTCGAGCGTGTCCTGACGTCTGGCTTTTCCTATTCGTACACCGCCATGTATGAACAGGGACCCTTCAAG AACAAGAAAACTTTACTGTCCTTTACCACGGGCGGGATTGGCTCCATGTACACCCCCGAAGGCATCAACGGAGATGTCAATATCCTTCTCTGGCCTGTACAG AGCGGCACTCTCCACTTCTGTGGCTTCCAAGTCTTAGAGCCCCAGATTGCTTACAGCATCAGCCACACGCCGCCGGACGTCCGCACCCAGATCctggagaaatggaagcagcGGCTGGCCACCATCTGGGACGAAAAGCCCCTCACCTTTGCCCTTAGCAAGGACTTCGAGCTGTCCTTCGAGGGGGGCTTTCTGCTGAAGAAAGAGGTCAAGGAACAGCAGGAGGGGAAGAAGTACGGGCTGACGGTCGGCCAGCACATGGGGAAGCCCCTCCTGCCCAACAGCCAGGTCAAAGCCCAGTAG